One window of Anaerolineae bacterium genomic DNA carries:
- a CDS encoding L-lactate permease, with the protein MSLSAALAAIPILIILILMLGFRWPAARAGLVGLIVALILAWSTFGYGRETYADVGPVAASGGALVEAVVTAATILWIIIPALALYHLQIRTGALEVLRMWICRLSNDPRIVVIMVAWFFTLFIEGAAAFGSTIALAAPFLVSFGFRPVEAITIVLIGHAVGASFGALGTPVIPQVEATNFSGVTLSGAISLYHSLFGWLMLGMAMLLATRAMKGRVANSKAIWGWTLLAAIVFIIPFFLISRFIGPELPNMVGAAIGSVTFILVFRLAHPPPSREDSIACSATSADIKLNLLQASASYLILIVLVLSTRLISTVQQALSGVVWEWSLFGIFGGSFQPLYQPGTLLFIALFLGALAQRAKWVEVQATLVQTFKQVAPVTLALVAMLGLSRVMVYAGMIDSLAVAAAALAGNSWPLIAPFVGVLGTFITGSATASNILFTDFQQVTAQSLGLPDLTIVGVQCFGAGVGNTIAPHNIIAGGATVGLSGQEGAVLRRTLPACLIYTVLGGLTALWLL; encoded by the coding sequence ATGTCTCTAAGTGCGGCCTTGGCTGCTATTCCAATTCTCATCATTTTAATCTTGATGCTTGGCTTCCGTTGGCCGGCGGCCAGGGCCGGATTGGTCGGCTTGATTGTTGCGCTGATCTTGGCGTGGAGCACTTTTGGTTATGGGCGAGAAACGTATGCTGATGTTGGCCCGGTGGCGGCAAGTGGCGGAGCGTTGGTTGAAGCGGTCGTCACCGCTGCCACAATCTTGTGGATTATTATTCCTGCCCTCGCCCTGTACCACTTGCAGATTCGCACCGGGGCTCTGGAAGTACTACGCATGTGGATTTGTCGCCTCTCCAACGATCCACGCATCGTCGTCATTATGGTCGCGTGGTTTTTTACCTTGTTTATTGAGGGTGCGGCTGCTTTTGGCAGCACCATCGCTCTGGCTGCACCCTTTTTGGTCAGCTTTGGCTTTCGCCCGGTAGAAGCGATTACGATTGTGCTCATCGGCCACGCAGTTGGCGCCTCGTTCGGAGCTTTAGGTACGCCGGTTATCCCTCAAGTTGAGGCAACCAACTTTAGCGGGGTAACACTATCGGGGGCAATCAGCTTATACCACAGCCTATTTGGCTGGCTTATGTTGGGTATGGCCATGTTGCTAGCCACGCGGGCCATGAAAGGGCGCGTGGCCAACTCCAAGGCTATTTGGGGCTGGACACTCCTGGCCGCTATCGTTTTTATCATACCTTTCTTTCTGATTTCTCGCTTCATCGGTCCAGAATTACCTAATATGGTTGGGGCTGCAATTGGGAGTGTGACCTTTATCTTGGTTTTTCGGCTGGCTCACCCACCGCCTAGCCGCGAAGACTCCATTGCCTGCAGCGCAACCTCCGCCGACATCAAACTCAATCTTCTGCAAGCCTCGGCTTCCTACTTGATTTTGATTGTACTGGTTCTATCGACGCGCCTCATTTCAACTGTGCAGCAGGCGCTCTCCGGCGTGGTGTGGGAATGGTCACTTTTTGGCATCTTTGGCGGGAGCTTTCAGCCGCTATACCAGCCAGGTACTCTGCTTTTTATCGCCCTCTTTCTGGGTGCGCTTGCCCAGCGGGCCAAATGGGTTGAGGTACAGGCAACCCTTGTCCAAACCTTCAAACAAGTCGCTCCGGTCACACTAGCCCTCGTAGCCATGCTGGGCTTGTCGCGGGTGATGGTCTATGCCGGGATGATTGATAGTTTAGCTGTAGCGGCGGCGGCCTTAGCCGGAAATTCCTGGCCCTTGATTGCACCTTTCGTAGGGGTGCTCGGTACATTCATTACCGGTTCAGCTACAGCCTCCAATATCCTATTTACCGATTTTCAACAGGTGACAGCTCAAAGTTTGGGGTTACCGGACTTAACCATTGTTGGCGTACAGTGTTTCGGGGCTGGCGTCGGCAATACAATCGCCCCACACAACATCATTGCCGGTGGAGCTACCGTTGGGTTGAGCGGGCAGGAAGGAGCGGTGCTACGTCGTACCCTGCCTGCCTGTTTGATTTACACCGTCTTAGGTGGGCTCACTGCGCTATGGCTATTATAA